A region of the Pseudonocardia cypriaca genome:
GCGGCGTCGCCGGCCAGGAATACGGGCCCCGATCGGAACCGCTCGGCGAGCCGGCTGTGCACCCGGAAGAGCGCACTCCAGTGGACGTCCCGGACGGCGGTGCCTGCCACCTCGGCGCACCAGCGGCGCAGCCGGTCCTCCGGGACGTCGCCGTACGGTTCGTGGGAGATCTCGGTGCCGGCGGGAGCGAGCCCGCGCGGTAGGGCGCCGAACACGCGGTGGCGGTCGGGGCCGAGCCGGAACAGGCCGACGAACCCGCCGGGTGTGAGGTGCAGCCGGATCGTGCCGTCGGCCGGCGGGTCCCCGTCGAGCCGGACGTCGGCGAGCACGCCTGCCTGGTCGTAGGTGCGACCGGCGAACCCGATCCCGAGCGCCCGGCGCACGCTGCTGCTGGCTCCGTCCGCACCGACGACCCAGCGCGCCTCGATGGGTTCCGCCCCGCGCACGACGGCCCGGACACCGGACGGCACGCGGTGCAGGCCGATCAGCTCGGTGTCCCACTCCACGCGGACACCCAGCTGGCCGAGGCGCTCGACGAGCAGGCGCTCGGTGCGGTCCTGGGCGAGGCCGAGCGCGAACGGGAAGGGGGTCCGCCCCTCGGACCCGCGCCCCACGAGTGGGAAGCCGGCGATGCGACGCCCGCGCTCGAACACCTCCACGGCGGTGGTCCGCACGCCTTCCGCGACGGCGCGCTCCGCGACACCGATCCGGTCCAGCAGCTCCAGCGTGCGCACGTGCACGATCGCGGCCCGCGACTGCTCCACGGGACCGGCGTCGCGGTCGACGATCCGCACCGCCACCCCCAGCTCCGCGAGCACGGTGGCCGCCACGAGCCCGGCCGGACCGGCGCCGACCACCAGGACGTCGGTCATCACGCCCTCCTAATGAACGTTGCCGTTCCTTATTGGAACGATGGCAGGTCCAAGAAGGGAACGCAAGCGTCTACTATCGCCGTCATGCCGGCCCGGACCCGCCGCCGCGGCGAGGCCCTCGAACACGCGATCCACCGAGCCACGCTCGACGAACTGGCCGACGCCGGCTACGCCGCGCTCACGATGGACGGGATCGCCCGCCGCGCGCAGACCGGGAAGGCCGCGCTCTACCGGCGCTGGGCTGGCAAACGGGAGCTCGTCCTCGACGCGCTCCTCGGCGTGCTGCCCGACCCCGGCGAGGTGGCCCCGTCCGCATCCGTGCGCGACGAGCTGCTCGCCACGCTGACGATCATGGCCGACACCGTCGCCGGCCGGAGCAGGTTCCCGAGCCTCGACGTCCTCCTCGAGGTGCTGCGGGTTCCGGAGCTGCGCGATGCGTTCGCGAGCCGGGTGATCGAGCCGCGGCTCCGCATGGTCCACGGCATCCTGCGGCGCGGCGCCGAACGCGGCGAGATCGACCCGGCCCGGATCAGCACGCTGGTCGCCCGGGCCGGCCCGGCCCTGGTCATCGAGACGTTCCTGCTCACCGGTGCGCCCCCACCCGGCGACGAGCTCGCCCGGATCGTCGACACGATCGTGATGCCCCTGCTGTCACCGATCCCGTAGCAGCTGGGCGGTGGCGGCGCGGCGCAGCTTGCCCGACGGCGTCTTGGGCAGCGTTCCCGGACCGAGCACCACGACCTCGGCGGGCCGCACGCCCACGGCGGAGACCACCCGGCTGATCACGTCCTTGCGGATCAGCTGCTCGGCCTCGGGGTCGCCGGCCTTGCGCGACTCGACGGCCACCGTGAAGGTCTCGCGGTGGCGCCCGCCGTCGCCGCCCGCCAGCACGCGGACGGCGACCACGTTGCCCGCGCGCACGTTCTCCGCGGTCGCGGCGGCGCGTTCGATGTCGGTCGGGTAGATGTTGCGGCCGCCCATGATGATCACGTCCTTGCGGCGGCCGCAGACCACGACGTCGCCGTCGGCGACGTAACCCTCGTCGCCGGTGTCCAGCCAGCCGTCGGCGTCCTGGGTGTCGACCGGGCCGTCGACGGTGAGGTACCCGGGCGTCACGGAGTCGCCGCGCAGCTGCAGCACGCCGACCTCACGCTCGCCGAGCACGCGCCCGTCGTCGCCGACCGCGCGGGCCTCGATCCCCGGCAACGGCGGGCCGAGCCGCGGGAACCGACGCGCGGGGGCGTCGCCTGCCGGCACCGCGCGGCGGTGCGACTCCAGCTGGTCGGCGTCGATCGTGTCGACCTGCAGACCGGTCTCGACCGGCGCGAACGACACCCCGAGCGCCGTCTCCGCCATCCCGTACGCCGCGAGCACCGACTCGGGTCGCAGCCCGAACTTCGCACCCGCACTGGTGAACGCCTCGACGGCGTCCGGGTCGATCGGCTCTGCACCGTTGAGGGCGATGCGCAGCGTCGAGAGGTCGAGCGACCCCTCCTCGGCCCGTGCGAG
Encoded here:
- a CDS encoding fatty acyl-AMP ligase, coding for MSRFLAMLLDSAARSPRGMTTGEPNNPVRHTWPQVHVTARRMAAALRAGTSDQAGLGHGSAVGVLAGEPVSIAPAAQAVWLCGGSVTMLHQPTARTDLAGWAEDTVSVLRMIDARLVLLGAPFDALAPVLTERGIPFRTLDGLAGDGDVEPDADVAAEDDTALLQLTSGSTAEPKAVRITHRNLFANLSGMVEASKLDVERDVMVSWLPLFHDMGMVGFLTVPMTTGLELVTVTPSDFLGRPLLWAELISKYGGTVTAAPNFAYAVLGRQLARAEEGSLDLSTLRIALNGAEPIDPDAVEAFTSAGAKFGLRPESVLAAYGMAETALGVSFAPVETGLQVDTIDADQLESHRRAVPAGDAPARRFPRLGPPLPGIEARAVGDDGRVLGEREVGVLQLRGDSVTPGYLTVDGPVDTQDADGWLDTGDEGYVADGDVVVCGRRKDVIIMGGRNIYPTDIERAAATAENVRAGNVVAVRVLAGGDGGRHRETFTVAVESRKAGDPEAEQLIRKDVISRVVSAVGVRPAEVVVLGPGTLPKTPSGKLRRAATAQLLRDR
- a CDS encoding FAD-dependent monooxygenase translates to MTDVLVVGAGPAGLVAATVLAELGVAVRIVDRDAGPVEQSRAAIVHVRTLELLDRIGVAERAVAEGVRTTAVEVFERGRRIAGFPLVGRGSEGRTPFPFALGLAQDRTERLLVERLGQLGVRVEWDTELIGLHRVPSGVRAVVRGAEPIEARWVVGADGASSSVRRALGIGFAGRTYDQAGVLADVRLDGDPPADGTIRLHLTPGGFVGLFRLGPDRHRVFGALPRGLAPAGTEISHEPYGDVPEDRLRRWCAEVAGTAVRDVHWSALFRVHSRLAERFRSGPVFLAGDAAHIHSPAGGQGMNLAIGDAVNLAWKLGLVARGEAHERLLDSYEAERMPVAVTVLRGADRGFALETAAHPAAVWGRAHLAGRAITFAQRLPPVRHAVFRLFSQTWITYRDNPATGGVRAGGRAPCGGPRAGLRHHLLVFGDPAAGWAVEAALDAYAVPVSVEVVPAGEHGLRRQYRARPPWLVLVRPDGHIGYAGPADDLDALTAHLDRIFVRRS
- a CDS encoding TetR/AcrR family transcriptional regulator, whose amino-acid sequence is MPARTRRRGEALEHAIHRATLDELADAGYAALTMDGIARRAQTGKAALYRRWAGKRELVLDALLGVLPDPGEVAPSASVRDELLATLTIMADTVAGRSRFPSLDVLLEVLRVPELRDAFASRVIEPRLRMVHGILRRGAERGEIDPARISTLVARAGPALVIETFLLTGAPPPGDELARIVDTIVMPLLSPIP